From the genome of Nitrospirae bacterium YQR-1, one region includes:
- a CDS encoding redoxin domain-containing protein: MHRERRHFDALGINIILVGMGTLKQAELFRKVHGITFTIICDPHKNLYRAYQLHSAGVTGIVSPRVLISGLRALGKGHLPGVPAGDVLQLSGVFIIDVNAVIRYAHYSKNIADHPSAGELLRDIYRLGIHSGGAE, encoded by the coding sequence TTGCACAGAGAAAGGCGGCACTTTGATGCTCTTGGCATTAACATAATACTTGTTGGCATGGGCACACTCAAGCAGGCGGAGTTGTTCCGTAAGGTCCACGGCATTACATTTACGATAATATGCGACCCTCATAAGAATCTCTACAGGGCGTATCAGCTCCACAGCGCAGGCGTAACCGGCATTGTATCTCCAAGGGTATTAATAAGCGGCCTGAGGGCCTTAGGAAAAGGACATCTTCCCGGAGTGCCCGCAGGGGATGTCCTTCAACTCTCAGGAGTGTTCATAATAGACGTTAACGCCGTCATAAGATATGCACACTACTCAAAAAATATTGCAGACCACCCCTCTGCAGGTGAACTCCTGCGTGATATTTACAGACTGGGTATCCACAGTGGTGGCGCAGAGTGA